The DNA sequence TAAGCAGTGCCTGTGGTAAATATCCCATCTCTTTGTATGCCATGACATCTGTCGCACCGTCACGTTTTGAGAGCTTTTTGCCCTGCGCATTGTGAATCATAGGGACATGGTAAAATTTCGGAACATCAAATCCGAGCGCTTCATAAACGACGATTTGTTTAGGAGTGTTTGAGAGGTGGTCGTCTCCGCGGATAACTTCATTGATACCCATCAAAGCATCGTCTATTGCCACGACAAAGTTATAGGTAGGACTTCCGTCTGCACGGGCAATGACAAAATCATCCAAAATATCTTCTGCCTGAAAGACAATATCGCCTTTGACACCGTCATGCACGACTATTTCACCGCTTAGAGGTGCTTTGATGCGGATGACAGGATCAACACCTTCGGGAGGAGTTCCGCAAAAGTCACGGTATCTGCCATCATATTTTGTCCGTTCTTTGTTTGCCATTTGTTGCTCACGCAAAGCATCAAGTTCCTCTTTGCTCATATAGCATTTGTAGGCTTTGCCCTCATCAAGCAGCTGCTGTATGTATTTTTTGTAAATATCTTCACGTTTGCTTTGGTAGGTGATTTCTCCGTCTGCTTCAAGTCCAAGCCATTCAAATGCTTTTAAAATGGCCTCTGTTGCCTCTTGAGAATTTCTTGCTTTGTCGGTATCTTCAATGCGAAGAAGAAACTTTCCCTTGTTCTTTCTTGCCCACAGATAAGAAAAAAGAGCCGTGCGTAAACCGCCAATATGCAGATAGCCTGTAGGAGATGGAGCAAAACGAGTAACAACCATGATATACCTCTTGTGTTAGTGTTCACTTCTTATGTAAACTTAGCGTGAGGCTCAGACTGGCAAGGAGAATTTGCCCTCTAAGTTAAGGTTACATAAGAAGTTTCTTGCAATTTTAGGCAATTGTTGGTTAAAGGCTGGTAAAATACTCTATTAAAATTAACAAAATGGATTTTTATGTTTAAATTACTCGTATTACTTATGCTTGCAAGCTTAGTAAATGCAGAAGTCTATGACGGTGTCGCAATTGTTGTAGAAGATAAAGCAATTACTCTGCTTGATATTGAAAAAGAGATGCAGCAGGCGCATATAGATGCAAAAAAAGCGTCCGACATCCTTATTCGTAAAAAACTTGAAGAGCTTGAAATTGCCAAAAGAGATATTTCGGTTTCAAGTACGGAAGTGTATGATGATATTAAAAAAATGGCTGAAGCAAACGGATTGACAATCAGTCAGTTGTATGATGCTGTGAGAGAACAAAGCGGTTTGAGTTCTACAGAATTCAAAGAAAAAATAAAACAAAAACTTTTAAGCCAAAAGCTTTATGTTGCCATTGCAATGTCATCACTCTCCGAACCGACTGACGAAGAGATAAAAGAGTATTACGAGCTGCACAAAAAGCAGTTTAACCATCCCGAATCTTTTTCTGTCATCATAAACGAATCAAAAGACAAAAGCCGACTGCAGGAAAAAGTAGACAATCCAATGTTTTATGCACCCGATATCAAGACACAGGAGCAGGTATTGCCTTACAATAAAATTCCGCCACAGCTTGCGGCAATCTTGGAAAAAACACCCCCAGACCATTTCACTCCGGTTTTGCCTGACGGCAGAGGCGGTTTTATGTGTTGTTATGTAAAGTCGACAACAAAATCAAAAAAAGTGGATCTGAAAAAGCTGAAACCGCAGATCATCAATGCGATTATGGCAGAAAAACGTGAAGCGGTTTTGAGTGACTATTTTGCACGGCTTCGTGACAATGCAGATATCAACATTATCAGACTGCCCAAATAAACTATGCTCAGCGATAAAAATTTTATAAACATAGCTTCAGAAATAGCCTCAGCATCCAAATGCGTTTCAAAACAGGTCGGTGCTGTCATTGTCAAAGACGGACGCATCTTAAGCACAGGCTACAACGGAACGCCTGCAGGCTATACGAACTGCTGTGATCACTGGAACGACGAATACACCAAAGAGCACCATGAGTGGAGCAAGACATACGAAATTCATGCAGAGATGAACGCGATTATCTGGGCGGCGAGAAAAGGCATCTCCATTGAGGGCGGAACAATTTACGTCACTTTGGAACCTTGCAGCGAATGCAGCAAAAACTTGATCGCCAGTGGCATCAAACGCATTGTATATGCCAAAGAGTATGAACATACTCACTCCAAAACCATCTCAAAGTTTTTGGAAGATAACGGAGTAAGCATAGAGCAGTTAGCTCTTTAAAAGTTCTTTTGCTTTAGATATAGGAAGACGATTGCCATGCCTTGCGGGTATTTATTTATATCTAAACTACTTAAAAAAATATAAAGGTTGGACACAACAGCAACAGATGTTAGTTGCTTAAGAAAATTTATCATTGTTTTTTGAAAATAAGTTTTAAATTTAATAGAAAAGCATCTATTATTTTGTTAGAATAGTAGTATATGCTTAAAATGGAGTTCATTATGCTAACCTTAAAACAAGAACAACTATTTGAAGAAATAGACATTTTACCGATAGATTTAAAAACTAAAATTGTTGATAAGTTACTGGCAAGTATCACACCTTCAAATGCTGCAATAGATTCTTTATGGATTAAAGAGGTAAATAGACGTAGAGATGAGATAGAAACCAATCAAGTTTCACATGTTAACGGGGATGAAGTTTTTAAAAAAATTTTTCAAAGATTAAACGCATAGTATGATATATTTTTTTCACCCTGATGCAGAAGCTGAACTTAATGCTTCAGTAAATTATTATGAAGAATGTCAAACTCATTTGGGTTTAGAGTTTGCACATGAAATTTACAAAACAATCCAAAGAATTATAGAATTTCCAGATGCTTGGCAAAAGCTTGATAAAGATATTCGAAGATGTTTAACAAATCGTTTTCCCTTTGGTGTAGTTTACTATCAAAAAGATGATGAAATAATAATTTTAGCAGTTATGCAACTTCAAAGAAAACCTAACTATTGGAAATCAAGAAAGACATAGGAATTCCACCCCTGTGAGTAAATCTCCACTTTTAGGGTGTAAAGTAACAAAGATGGCAGTTACTCACCCGAGTCCCCTCTGTAGTAAGAATCTATAGTTTTAAATTTTAAATAAAATTATGATAAATTAAAATGATAAAAATAATTTCAAAAGGTAGCAAAATGACAGCACCAATAATTGAAGCAAAAAAAGTTATTGAAACTTTATTACAAGAGTCATCATATGATGAGATTATAAGAGAATTGGCTTTTGATAGAATGATTAAGAAGGGTTTGCAAGAATCTAAAAAAAGAAAACTTACTATTGAGAGTCTTTTTTAGATTACAAAACTAACTGTGCTTAAATGTCAGCAAAACATACGAGCCAAATGAATGATAAAAGAGTAAGCATAGAGCAGTTAGCTCTTTAAAAACTCTTTTGCTTTTTCTGGCGGACGGGCGATGATTGCCTCTTTGTCATCTTTTATAATGATGGGACGTTCTATCAGTTTTGGATGCTCCGCCATCGCTTCTATAAGTTTGTCCTCATCTTTTTCATTTTGCAAATCAAGTTCTTTGTAAATGGCCTCTTTGGTACGCATCATCTCTCTCGCACTTTGCAGTCCGAGCATTTTTATAATGTTTTTGAGTTGTGCGGCACTCGGACGTTCGTCAAGATACTTGACAACATCGGCAGCAATACCGTTTTCTTCTAATATTTTAAGCGCCTCTCTCGATTTTGAACATCGCGGATTGTGTAAAATAGTGTATTTACTCATTCTCTTTCCTTTTTTTTAGTAGAATTTTACACTATAATAGTTGCAATTGATTAATAAAGAGGGTTTTGGAATGAAATATAAAAACAAATCATTAAAACTTGCCGAGTTTGCAAGGGAGTTGTTGACAAAACATTCTCTTGAAGATGGTCTGCCTCTGATTGCAAAATATGTCAAAGATGTCATAGGTGCCGAGCGGTGTTCTATATTTATATATGATGCTGCTGCAAATGAGGTGTGGACAACCCTGGCGGATGAAGTTAAAAAAATAACACTTCGTGCAGATAAAGGGTTGGTGGGGTATACACTCAAGGCAAAGAAACCTGTTGTAGCAAATGATGCCTATGCCCATCCGGAGTTTTTGCCCGAAATTGATTCGGCGACAGATTATATTACAAAAAATATCATAACAGCACCAATATTCAGTTCCAAAAGAGAGATTATCGGGGTGATGGAACTTTTAAACAAAGAAGAAGGATTTGATGAAGAAGATGTCCGTTTTATGATATTTTTTGCACATTATGTCAGCGGATTTTTAGAACTGCTGCATACGTATTTAGATCAAGAAAAGAGAGTGGATTAATATGAAACAATTAAAGAGAATTGCCGAATTCGGTAAAAAACTGATGACAACCAATGCGATTGATGATGCAATTGTTTTGATAAGTGATGAGGCAAAATCTCTTGCAGAGGCACAAAGATGTTCTATATTTATTGTGGACAGTGATGATGAGATACTCTGGACGACACACAGTGACGGAATGGGAAAAATCGTTGTCAGTGCGGATGCGGGGATAGTTGGCGCCACATATAAAAGCAAGACACCGCAGATAGTGAACAAACCTTATGAAGACGAGCGGTTTTTACAGCACATAGATAAAAAAAGCGGCTATCTGACCGAAAACATGCTGACAGTTCCTGTATTTGATTCAAAGAGAAATGTAATGGGCGTGATGCAGCTGCTTAACAAAGAAACAGACTTTACCCCGCAGGATCTGGAGACACTCACTTTTTTTGCCAATTATGTAAGTGGAAGCCTGGAACTTGTACTGATAACACAGATACAAGGCGGGGAATAAACACCTTGTATTTTCTCGACATTACATTGTAATATTGAGAACTTTGTGTGCTTTACTGATAAGTTCGTGATCAACAGCTCTGTCTGCAGGATCAATGGCTTTCATTGTTTTTGCAAGGGTGACTAAAAGTGCTCCTGCTATTTCCGGAAGTTTGTTTTCAAGCTCAATTTCAAGTGATAAAACCGGTGGATAAAAGCTAAGCGTTTGCGCAACATCTTTTGCATCTGTTTCTGCTTCAAGTTTTTTAAATGCCACCTATGTAGCAAATTATTTAGTTTTTAGTAAAGTGTGAGCATCATAGGCTAATCGAATGACGCCGACGGCATAGTTTGAGGAGTTGTTGTAACGCATAATTTTTTGTACATATTTTCTCATATACTGCAGGTGCTTTTTGCCTTTGCTGAAACATTGGTATGCTTTGCCGCTTTTGCTGCTTTTTTCATAGCAAAACGATGCATTGTCGTATTTGTAGGCATAGGCGTACCACTCTTGTTCTGTTTTTGGAATATCAGGCATTTTTTTCCAGTCAATGAGTGTGTCAAATTTTGCCTTTACATGTAAGAACTTCGCAGCAGAGAGGATGGCGTCTTCCATTTTACTCAAGTCTGCGACTTTGCCTTTGTAGCTGTCCGTGTAGATAAAACTGTTTGGCATAAACTGCGGGATGCCTATGGCACCGGCGTAGGAGCTTGCTAGATTACACTGTTGGGGTTTGACACCTTTTTTGTAGCAGTGTTCTATAATCGAAGCCATATTTGTTTTGCCCATTTTTAAGAGCCACTTGTTTCGGTGGGTATCGGGTTTTGTGCGTGTTACGATAGTGTTGAAAACAATGAAGGCATCATGTGTCGGTTTTATTTTGCCGAGTTTTGTCTCTTTGAGCAAAATGGCGGCAATGATTTCACGGTTGACATGATATTTATTTTCGGCATAGTCGTAAACATCTTTGTATTTTTGAAGATTTTTTACCATTTTTGGAACATATTTTATCAGTACATTGTTTGCCTGTTTCTCTTTTTCTTTATGGTATTTTATTTTTGAAGGCTGTATGTATTTCCAGGTTATTTCATCATACTTTTGTGTTTTAAAATAGGAGAGTAGAAATTGGTTGGCATATTTGTAACTGACGCCGTGTTTGACGACTTTTTTGCAAATATCTTCATAATGTCTGTTTGTAAAATTGCAGTTGTCATATTTTGCAAAAAGTACACTGCCAAGGAGCAGTAAAAATATAAATTTAGTTTTCATTGATTTCTTGAAGCCTTTGTGGTGTGCCTATATCATGCCACATTTTGTTAAATACTTCGCCACTGACAAGATTTTTGTCGATATTTTTTCTCAAAAGCGGAGCGAGCGGGCTTTTTTGTAACGCTTCGTTTTCAAAGAGTTTTGGATGGTAGTAGCCTATGCCGGAAAAGGTGTACATTGTTTTGTCTTTATTTGTTACAAGTCCATTTTTGAGTCCAAAGTCTCCTGTTGGATTGTGTACAGGATTGGGTACCAAAACAAGATGGGCAAACACGTCGATGAGTTTGAAATTCGGATTGAATTCATATTCGCAAAATATATCGCCGTTGACAACCAAAAAAGGAGCATCTCCTAAAAGTGGCAGTGCTTTTTTGATACCGCCGGCACTCTCGAGGGCTCCGCTGTTTTGCTCATTCGAGTAGTGAATTCTGACATGCCACCGTGAGCCGTCTCCGAGAGACTCCTGGATTTTATGGCCAAGATGGGCAATATTGATAACGATCTCCTCAAAACCGTTTTGAGCCAGCTTTTCAATATGCCACTCTATCAGCGCCTTTCCCTTTACATGTAACAAGGGCTTTGGCAGAGTATCGCTCAAAGGACGTATGCGCTCACCCCGACCTGCCGCAAGTATCATCGCTTTCATCATATGCTCTCCTTTTTTTATGGGTTTTAACCTGGCTATTCGTCTTGAAAGACACAAAGCCCGCGCTACAGAAAAAAATTTAGTTTTTTTCTAAGTCATGCTTTAGCATAGAAAGTACGGGTTCCGGGAAAATCATTTAACTTAATGGAACCCAGACTTCAGTCTGGGCTGAGTTGCTGTCAAAGTACAAGGCGAAGCTAAAGCATCGCTTCCGAAGAGTTTAGCACATGTTCTTTGAAACCTAGACTTCAGTTTCAATGACATTAAGTTAAGCGGCTTTTTCGGAACCCAGACTTCAGTCTGGGCTGAGTTGCCGTAAAAGTTTCCCAAACTCTTTGGTCTCCTCATATCGTAAAGCCGTTTCAATCACATAACGCAGTGTCAGCGGAATATTTTTTACATATCCCTCTTTGCCGTCACGCAAATGCAGACGCGAAAAAATCCCCAACACCTTTATATGCCGCTGCAGCCCCATAAAATCAAACCACTTTAAAAACTCTTCATTGCTTACATGTAAACCCTTTTTACGGGCAAACAAAAGTGCCAGCGCCTCGATCTCTTTGCGCTCAAAAGAGATATAACAGTCTTTTAAAAGCGAAACCAGATCATAGGTGAGTGCCCCGCTCATGGCATCCTGATAATCAATTATACCGAGTTCATTTTTGCTTGTGAACATAATATTTCGCGAGTGAAAATCACGATGTACAAAAATGTTTTGCGGCTGAGACAGTACAACACCGGATATCGCCTCAAGGGTAGAAGATATCAGCCTCTTTTGTTCTTTGTTTACATGTAAAGCAAGCTTTTTCTCCAAATACCACTCTTGCATTAAATCCATCTCTGTATGGAGAAATTTTTTGTCATACAGCGGCAGGTTTTTCGTATCGGCACTTTGCATTTGTATTATTGCATCAATGGCTTTTTCATACAGGCTTTTAAAGTTTTCACGCTTGAGTACATCCAGCAGTTGCGTATCACCGAAATCTTCTAAAATAAGATATCCAAGAGAGAGATTTTTTGCAAGAATTTTTGGTGCTTTGACCTTTACATGTAAGAGTCTTGAAGTGATGTTTACAAAGGGTGACAAAGAGTGTTTTTCCAAAGAGGCATCCAGCAAAATAACAGAATGATTTTTATATGAAAGCCGATAATATTTTCTAAAACTTGCATCGGCAGAGGCAATATGTATGTCATAATCTTTATAGGGAGTGGTTTGCAACCATGCTTTAATCTGCTGCATAAATAGCTCCTGCTACGGAATCTTTTTGGGCACCGGTAACTTTGGCGAGGGCAAGCGGCTCTTTGTGCAGGCGTTTCTTTGCAAACCAGGCAAATGCCATGGCTTCTAAAAAATCACTGCTGATCCCGAGGGCATCGCTTGCAATTACTTTGGCGTGGCACAGTGTGCTGAGTCTTTGCATCAAAAAGCTGTTTTTTACGCCGCCGCCGCAAATTATGAGCTGTGTAGCCTGTGTGGCATTGACGTCATTGGCAATGGAGCGGGCGGTAAGTTCGAGCAGGGTTTTTTGTATCTGTGCATCGGATAAATGTGCAAAATTTTGCAGTTGTTGTTCAAGCCATGCGGCATTAAAATACTCTCTGCCCGTACTTTTTGGCGGTTTTTGCCTGAAATAGTCATCGTCAAGCATTGTTTTGAGCAGTTCTTCATCTGCTTCGCCGCTTTTTGCAAATGCTCCCTCTGCATCATAATTTTTCTGTTGAGTTTTTTGCATCCACACATCCATCAAAACATTCCCGCAGCCGACATCCCAACCGCCAAAAGTATCAAAAAGCAAAGAGATATTTGCCATCCCTCCGATGTTTAGCACCGCTCTGTTTTCTTGTGTATCTGCAAATAAAAATTGATGAAAAGCAGGAGCAAAAGGCGCTCCCTGACCGCCGTTGGCTATGTCTTTGCCTCTAAAATCAGCTACAGTCGTGATGCCTGTCTTGGCTGCAACGATGTTTGCGTTGCCTAGCTGCATGGAAAAAGGATACAAAGAATCAGGTTCGTGCCAAAGTGTCTGTCCGTGCAGACCGACGGCAACTATACTCTTTAGATGTAAAGCATTGCTTTTTATAAAATCATTGATACTCTCTGCAAAAAGAAGCCCGAGTCTGCTGTCACATTCTCCGATTTGTTTTAAAGTGGCAGAATTGGCTGCAAGTTTGAGAACTTCTTCTTTTAATTCGTCTGGAAAAGGATACTCCTGTGCCGCAAGGAGTTTGCAGTTTGCAGTATCTATTTCACACAGAGCAATGTCAATGCCGTCAAGACTTGTCCCGCTCATAACACCGATGTAGAGTTCTTTTTTTATCATGTTTTTCCTGTTTCTTTTGATTATTATATCTATTTAGTAATAATTTTTTGTAACCTGGGCTCTAGTTTTGAAAGACACAAAGCCCGCACTACAGAAAAAATTTAGTTTTTTTCCAAGTCATGCTTTAGCATAGAAAGTATGTGTTCCAAAAAAAGCAAAAGAAACGAAAAAAAAGTTTCAATACCATTAGGCTCTCAACGGCTTTTTCGGAACCCGTACTTCAGTGCGGGCTCAAAGTGTTAAAGTGCTGGCAACAGCCGGCACTGAAGTACCGGTTCCAAGACGATACCAAGCTTTTGCTTAAGCTAATGGTTTATCCTTTTAGTTTGGGCTGTACTGCTTGCGAGAGTTGTATGCGAAGTATCTGTCTGCATAATCACAAAAGCAACCAAGGTTCCTAAAATCATCTGCCAGGCAAATCCTATATGAATGCTAAATACATAGGGCTGTAAGGCTAATACACTCACAAAGCCTCCGACAAGGGCAAAAGGAACGGTCGCGGCACTTCCTCTTGTTGTAAAAACCGCCGAGAAAAAGACGCCTAAAAGTCCGGTGTAGGCAAAGGTCATTACCCCCAGGGCAAAACTGACAAGGGAGAGTTCACTTTCTCTTTGCCAAAAATAACTCACAATTGCCATAAAAAAGAGAATAAATGCAAAGATAAGTACGGCATTTCGGGAAGCTTTTAAAAAATGTATTTCTTTCGTATGGGGATCTTTTTGCAATTTCCACGGTCGGTACAAATCTTCAACGGCGACAGAAGCCATGGCACCCAAAACAGAGTTTGTGCTTGAAAGTGCTGCGGCAATGGCACCGACTGTTACAAGCCCTCTCAGTCCTGAGGGCATTTCATTGAGGATGTAATACATAAAAACGGTAATGCTCTCGCCTTGAAAATTCTGACTTACCGTATCCGTCTGGTAATGTACAAAAAGCAGTGCTCCGATGCCAAGAAAAAGCATGACAATGGGAATAGTCAAAACAATGGAGAGAATGAGTGACTGCGCAGCTTCGTTTTTGTTTTTACAGCTGAGTACGCGCTGGGTCATGTCCTGATCAAGTCCGAAAGCGGCTATGTTTAAAAGCAGCCAACCGCTAAAAAGTGCCATCATACTGAACTTCCCATCAAGTGAATTATCTATTACATGTAACTTGTTATGTGCTTGCAGGATTGCTAAAATATCTATATTGTGCAAAGAGAGATACAAATACCAAAAAACTAAAAGACCGGCACCGACATAGGTAAGGGCTTGAATGATATCACTGAAGATGATGGACTTGATACCGCCGAAGTAAGTGTAGGATAAAGCGCCTGCAATTAAAAGAGTGATGGCAACAAGCATATGAAAAAAGCCGATATCCAAAAAAAGTATCATACTCACAGCCAGTGCGCCGATGTAGAGCCGTGCCCCGCTCGCCATAATGCGTCCAAGCAAAAACATGATGCCTGCCTGCTTTTTGGCACGTTCGCCGTAGCGTGTTTGTAAAAGTTCATAGACGGTGACAACTTTGTATTTGTAAAATTTCGGGACAAAAACAAGGCTGATAAATACAACAGCCACCAGCGCAGAAAAATAAAACCCCAAAAAGGTAAAATCATGGACATAGGAAAATTCCGGAACACCCAAAAAAGTTGCAGCAGATTGAGAAGTAGCGATGATTGAGACGGCAACAGCGAACATTGGCATAGTATTTGAGCTGACAAAATAGTCTCTTGAGGAACTGATTTTGAATTGGGAAAAGAGGTAGGAACTGATGGCGAGCACCAGAAAATAAGCACCAAAAACAAACCAGTCAAGAGAAGAAAACCCGCTACTCATCGGCACCTCTGAGATGCAGGTCTGGCACACCTGCTCTTACTTCCTGCATAAAAAGTACCCCGGGATCTGCTTTTTGGGTTCTGTACCCTGCATCATGTTCCAGCCAGAGGGGATTGTTTTGCATTTTTGTGTATTCGTAATGCCCGATGAGGTAGGCAATGTCAGGATATTGTTGTTTGAGATATTTTACAAGGGCAATGTTTGCACGTACCTGCGCATCTGTTAAATCCTCTTTTTTGTTTGCCTCACCGCCGACGTTTTCTATGCCGATACTTGAGTAGTTGAGTCCGATGACATGGCGTGCCATAACATCATCTGGCATCAGCTGGTAAATTGTTCCGTCTCGGTCCACCAAATAGTGTGCCGAGACATTCAATGCCGAGGCGTTTGCTATATCTTTTCTGTCAGAGAGCAGTTTTTGCGGATCAAGTCTGGCAAAACTTTTGTTTGCATCCATCACGGCAGTCCAGTGCAGAACAATTATTTTTGGCTTTATTTTTATCTCCTTTACATGTAAGCCGTAATGTTTTTGAATATATGCCCGCGTTAATGCTTTACGCTCTTTTTCAAATATGACAGGCTTTTGTACAAGTCTGTTTTTGAAATGCAGATTTGTGATTCGTGCATTGGATGCTATAATTTTGCTGAGCGGAATCTTTTTATTTTTGACCTGCTTGAAAATAGTCTCAACTATCTCTTGCGTCGAATTGTGTGCAAGCTGATTGCCAAAGAGTAAAATATTCACCCCTGCATTGATTGCCAGAGTCAGGGCATCTTTGAGTGAATAATTTGCAGAGATAGCCTTCATCTGCATATCATCACTGATGATGACGCCCTGAAAGTGCAATCTGTTGCGTAAAAGTTCTGTATTTATTTTATAAGAGAGTGTTGCCGGATATTTGTCATCCAAATGTGCATTAAAGACATGTGCAGTCATAATTGCATCAGCCTTATGGGCTTTG is a window from the Sulfurimonas hydrogeniphila genome containing:
- a CDS encoding sodium:solute symporter, giving the protein MSSGFSSLDWFVFGAYFLVLAISSYLFSQFKISSSRDYFVSSNTMPMFAVAVSIIATSQSAATFLGVPEFSYVHDFTFLGFYFSALVAVVFISLVFVPKFYKYKVVTVYELLQTRYGERAKKQAGIMFLLGRIMASGARLYIGALAVSMILFLDIGFFHMLVAITLLIAGALSYTYFGGIKSIIFSDIIQALTYVGAGLLVFWYLYLSLHNIDILAILQAHNKLHVIDNSLDGKFSMMALFSGWLLLNIAAFGLDQDMTQRVLSCKNKNEAAQSLILSIVLTIPIVMLFLGIGALLFVHYQTDTVSQNFQGESITVFMYYILNEMPSGLRGLVTVGAIAAALSSTNSVLGAMASVAVEDLYRPWKLQKDPHTKEIHFLKASRNAVLIFAFILFFMAIVSYFWQRESELSLVSFALGVMTFAYTGLLGVFFSAVFTTRGSAATVPFALVGGFVSVLALQPYVFSIHIGFAWQMILGTLVAFVIMQTDTSHTTLASSTAQTKRINH
- a CDS encoding glycoside hydrolase family 3 N-terminal domain-containing protein, which codes for MRIFLLFLSLYITLHATVPTDTQLKKMIGRMLIVGFDESYVEPTSQIVSDIQKYDLGGVILFDRFYTDKQRVKNILSPYQLKKLTWHLQYFAHKPLFIAVDQEGGKVSRLKPQYGFVKIPSAAAVSCMPLQRAQQIYKAQAQMLQNSGINVNFAPVLDLSTNPDNKVIVGLERSYGSNPKEVAKYAQTMIDAQTRHNVLSVLKHFPGHGSSLGDSHKGFVDITNTWSKKELEPYKILIKAHKADAIMTAHVFNAHLDDKYPATLSYKINTELLRNRLHFQGVIISDDMQMKAISANYSLKDALTLAINAGVNILLFGNQLAHNSTQEIVETIFKQVKNKKIPLSKIIASNARITNLHFKNRLVQKPVIFEKERKALTRAYIQKHYGLHVKEIKIKPKIIVLHWTAVMDANKSFARLDPQKLLSDRKDIANASALNVSAHYLVDRDGTIYQLMPDDVMARHVIGLNYSSIGIENVGGEANKKEDLTDAQVRANIALVKYLKQQYPDIAYLIGHYEYTKMQNNPLWLEHDAGYRTQKADPGVLFMQEVRAGVPDLHLRGADE